The following are encoded together in the Rhabdothermincola salaria genome:
- the atpE gene encoding ATP synthase F0 subunit C has translation MSILAQAEAVVYEAGDAQNISAAGQAGLAYGLATLGPGIGIGYLVGQSVQAMARQPEAAGMVRTTMFLGIAFTEALALIGFVVFILLKFV, from the coding sequence ATGAGCATCCTTGCGCAGGCCGAAGCCGTCGTCTACGAGGCCGGCGACGCCCAGAACATCTCCGCTGCCGGGCAGGCCGGTCTCGCCTACGGCCTCGCCACCCTCGGCCCGGGCATCGGCATCGGCTACCTGGTCGGCCAGTCCGTGCAGGCCATGGCCCGCCAGCCCGAGGCCGCCGGCATGGTGCGCACCACCATGTTCCTCGGCATCGCCTTCACCGAGGCCCTGGCCCTCATCGGCTTCGTCGTCTTCATCCTCCTCAAGTTCGTCTGA
- the atpB gene encoding F0F1 ATP synthase subunit A: protein MILGLEFPTIEQLVEWPNAFGDGQWYAFNKIALINLIALAATTIFFLLARKGAMVPRGVQNLAESSVAFIRDGIIMQTVGPDGIRYLPYLASLFFFIFIGNLFEVIPFFHMPANARMAGPAFLALLTLVFFVAVGVKHQGPKYFWNAVAPPGVPKALYILVVPIEILSTFLVRPFSLAVRLFANLLAGHILLVTFSVLCITLFSATLLAVVLPFSFAMLVGLVGFEIMVAFLQAYIFTILASVYIGGAMHPDH from the coding sequence GTGATCCTCGGACTCGAGTTTCCGACCATCGAACAGCTCGTCGAGTGGCCCAACGCCTTCGGTGACGGTCAGTGGTACGCCTTCAACAAGATCGCGCTGATCAACCTGATCGCCCTGGCGGCCACGACGATCTTCTTCCTGCTGGCCCGCAAGGGTGCGATGGTGCCACGAGGCGTGCAGAACCTGGCGGAGTCGTCGGTCGCGTTCATCCGTGACGGCATCATCATGCAGACGGTGGGCCCCGACGGCATCCGCTACCTGCCCTACCTCGCCAGCCTCTTCTTCTTCATCTTCATCGGCAACCTGTTCGAGGTCATCCCGTTCTTCCACATGCCGGCCAACGCCCGCATGGCCGGGCCGGCCTTCCTGGCCCTGCTCACCCTCGTCTTCTTCGTCGCCGTGGGCGTCAAGCACCAGGGCCCCAAGTACTTCTGGAACGCCGTGGCACCCCCTGGTGTGCCCAAGGCCCTGTACATCCTCGTGGTGCCCATCGAGATCCTCTCGACGTTCCTGGTGCGGCCCTTCTCGCTGGCCGTCCGTCTCTTCGCCAACCTGCTCGCCGGCCACATCCTGCTGGTCACCTTCAGCGTGCTCTGCATCACGCTGTTCTCGGCCACGCTGCTGGCGGTCGTGCTGCCCTTCTCCTTCGCCATGCTGGTCGGCCTCGTCGGCTTCGAGATCATGGTGGCGTTCCTGCAGGCCTACATCTTCACCATCCTCGCCTCCGTGTACATCGGCGGCGCCATGCACCCCGACCACTGA